GAAGAGAAACAAACACTCGACCTAAGTACTTGGGAAGTTGCCTTTATTGGAGCTGAACCGATTTCGTCTCAAACCTTGACTCAATTTGCCGAAACCTTTGCACCTTGTGGATTCCGCCCGGAAGCCTTTTATCCTTGCTATGGTTTAGCTGAAGCGACTTTATTTGTATCTGGAGGTGTTAAAAATCAATCACTGAGTCCTCAACAAAGGGTTAGTTGTGGACAGACTTACTCAGAGCAAACGGTGAGAATAGTGGACTCCAACACTTTAGCACCCCTACCAGATGGACAAGTCGGCGAAATATTAGTATCTGGTGCGAGTATCGCTCAAGGTTATTGGAATCAACCCGAAAAGACACAAGAAACATTTCACGCTAAGTTAGAACAAAAACCCTTTCTTAGAACAGGGGATTTAGGATTTTTGCAGGATGGGGAATTATTTGTCACCGGACGAATCAAAGATTTAATCATCATTCGAGGTCAAAATTACTACCCTCAAGACTTAGAACAAACCATAGAGCAAAGTCATTTAGCTATTCGTCAGGGTTGTTGTGCAGCATTCAGTATAGAAATTGCTGGGGAAGAACAATTAGCGATCGCGGCTGAAATCAAAAGAGAATCTTCGCGTCAGCTCAATTTTGAAACCCTTTTTAAAGCGATGCGTGGAGCGATCTCCCAAGAATACGGATTACAAGTTCATACTATCTTACTACTAAAACAGGGAAGCATTCCCAAAACCACCAGTGGAAAGATTCAACGCCACGCTTGTAAAAATCAGTTACCTGTAGCTCGATGGTCTCTTGAATCAAGCCAAAAAAGCGATAATTTAAACCAATGGCTGCGTAGTTACGCTCAAGATCAGATTAACTCTCGCTTAATCGATGAACGTCGTTGTATCCCTCCTTCTATCGTTTTGGATTTCGGCAATAAAGGCTTACTGGGAATGCAAGTCCCCGTCCAATACGGAGGATTAGCATTAAATAATACCGAGACGATGAGGATTTTAGAGCAATTAGGGGCAATTGACACAACCCTAGCCCTATTTGTCGGACTGAATAATATCCTGGGAATTCGTCCCTTGCTTCATTACGGTAGTCAAAAGCTAAAAGACGAACTTTTACCCCAATTAGCCACAGGAAGGGAATTAGCCGCCTTTGCACTGACTGAAACGGTTGCCGGTTCTAATCCTCAAGCTATTGTCTCACAAGCGATTAAGAGCGATCAAGGGGGTTGGTTATTACATGGGCAAAAGATTTGGAGTGGTTCAGGTTCGTGGGCTGGTATCATTAATGTTTTTGTCAAAGAACGCGATGGAATTAGTGGATTTGTAGTCCAAAAAGGAACTCCAGGATTGCGCCAAGGCCTTGAAGCTTTGACCATGGGAATGCGGGGTATGGTGCAGAATACGGTGTACTTTGATAATGTTTTAGTTCAAGAGGAACATCGCTTAGGTCAACCAGGGATGGGGATGAAAGTTGCTCAAGACGCCATGATGTATGGACGTTTGGGTATTGCAGCCGCTTGTGTCGGAGGGATGAAACGCTGCGCTCAGTTGATGTGGCGCTATAGTTCTAGAAGGACAATATCGACGGGTCTTTTATCAGATAATCCCGTGATGATCATAGGATTAAATCGGTTAACCGCTGAGATTACAGCAGTGGAAAGTTTAGTGAGAGCGATCGCCCAATTACTCGATCATAGTAAAACAGTCCCTATAGAAGCTTATACCGCTTGTAAAATTGCCGCACCCGAATTCTATTGGCAAGCCGCTGACGATTTAGTCCAGTGTTTAGGAGGAAGAGGGTACATTGAAACCAATATCGCTCCTCAAATTTTACGAGACGCAAGAATTCTAAGGATCTTTGAAGGACCTACAGAAACCTTAAAGATGTTTTTGGGGTCAAAGGTAATCAATCAAAGCCAAGATTTAAAATGTTTTCTGGATGAAACCTTAGCTAAACCCGATATCTATCAAAAATTAAAAGCTGATCAAGCAAAAATCCAAGACTATTATATTAGTTCCTATTCTCCTTTTACCGAATCCGTAACCGCTACGCGTTGGGCTTCTATTCTCATTGGAGACTTAGCCACTTGGGGGATTTTATTAGCCGCTTTGAAATATTATGCGCCCGATGCAGCTACAGCGATCGCTTGGATAGAACAACAATACGAGCAAAAACTAAATCAAGCCTTATCTAGAACTCCAGAAGCATCCATAAACATCACAGAGGTTATTAATCAGTATGAAATAAATATTGGGGACATTGAACAAACCCTAGCAGGAGAAGATCAAGAATTAGACGCATTGTTGAGAAAATCAACCCAACCAGTCAAAGAATCTAAAACTTGGCAACCTTCAGTAACCACAGAGACTAAATATTCTCTCAGAGAAATTCAAAATTGGCTCATGAATTGGCTCAGTCAAAAACTCAAAATATCGCACCAAAATCTTGATCCTCAGCAATCCTTTGCCGAATATGGGATAGATTCAGTGATCGCTGTGGAATTAGCCCAAGACTTACAAGAATGGCTAGGTTATGAGCAAGAACTCGAAGCGACGATCGCCTGGAATTACCCCACGATTGCCGCGCTGTCTCAATATTTAGCCAAATCAACAGACACCTTATCTCAAGAAAACACCCTGCTTTTAGAAATACAAAACAAAAGCGAAGAGGAAATCCAAGAATCCATCGCCCAAGAAATCGCCGAACTCGAAAACTGGTTAGAAACTCGTTAAAACTAAAATGACTGAGCAAATTTCTTCCTCACAACGCATCTTACTCGCCCTAAAACAAGCCCGTATCCAACTAGAAACCCTGGAGCGGGAAAAAAATGAACCCATTGCCATTATTGGTATGGACTGTCGCTTTCCCGGAGGAGCCAATAATCCCGAAGCTTACTGGCAACTCTTAGCTAAAGGTGTCGATGCGATCAGAGAAATTCCCCCAGAACGTTGGGATATCCAAGCTTATTATGATCAAGATCCAGAAGCCAAGGGAAAAATGTATACTCTCTCAGGCGGCTTTATTGACACAGTAGATCAATTTGAGCCCCAGTTTTTCGGAATTTCCCCACGAGAAGCGATTAGCCTTGATCCCCAACAACGTTTACTCTTAGAAGTTAGTTATCACGCACTAGAACAAGCAGGTCAGTCCCCCGAACAGTTAAAAGGGTCTCCGACGGGTGTATTTATGGGGATAGGGTTTGAAGATTATGGGAAACGTAGCGTTAGTTCAGGCGATCCTACCCTCATTGACGCCTTTAGCAGTCTAGGGAATCACCGTAGTATAGCAGTGGGAAGAATGGCTTATGTATTAGGACTGCAAGGACCAGTAGTTCAACTAGATACCACCTGCTCATCGTCTTTATTAGCGGTTCATCTGGCTTGTCAGAGCTTGCGTTCTCAAGAGTGTAATTTAGCATTAGCAGGAGGGGTTAATGTGATCCTATCTCCTGAACCAACGATTGGATTTTGTAAGCTAAAAGCCCTATCACTAGACGGACGGTGTAAGACCTTTGATGCGCAAGCAGATGGTTATGGAAGAGGCGAAGGCTGCGGTATCGTTGTGTTAAAGAGGTTATCCCAGGCGATCGCTAATCGAGATAATATCTTAGGGCTTATTTTAGGGTCAGCGGTCAACCATGATGGACAAAGTAACGGATTAACAGCTCCTAATGGTTCCGCTCAAGAAACTGTTATTCTTCAAGCTTTAAATAATGCCAAAATAGACGCTTCACAAGTTCAATACGTTGAAACTCATGGTACCGGAACACCATTAGGCGATCCCATTGAAGTTTTAGCCTTAGGAAGAGTATTCAAAGGAAAAAGAAGCAAAGATAACCCCTTAATGATAGGTGCGGTTAAGACTAATTTTGGTCATTTAGAAGCGGCCGCGGGAGTGGCGAGTCTGCTCAAAGTTATAGTATCTTTGCAACATAAGCATATTCCCAGCCATCTTCATTTTAATCAGCCCAATCCCCATATTCCTTGGGAAAAATTAGCGATCGCAGTTCCCACTCAGCTAACCCCTTGGTCAAATGAAAACGGTCAAAGAATTGCTGGAGTTAGTTCTTTTGGAATGAGTGGAACGAATGTGCATCTAATCGTAGCAGAAGCCCCCATTCAGTCCTTATCAGAGTCTGAAATGGAACGTCCCCTGCATTTACTCACACTTTCTGCTAAAAGCCAAAAAGCCCTACAAGAGCTTGTACAAAAATATTTAGATGTTTTAAGGGAAGATCAACCCCTTGCTGATATTTGTTATACAGCGAACACAGGGCGATCGCATTTTGAACATCGTTTAGCGATAATTGCCAGAGATAGCAAGCAACTCCGTGAAAAACTCCAAGCTTTCGATGTATTCTCAGGTTCCTTACAAAAACAACCCAAGATTGCCTTTTTATTCACCGGACAAGGTTCGCAATACGTTGGTATGGGACAGGAATTATACGAAACTCAACCAACTTTTAAAAGATTTTTAGACCGCTGTGGAGAAATCCTCAAACCCTATCTAGATATACCTTTAATTGAAATTCTCCAAAGTCCTGAGCTTCAAGGCCAAACCGCTTATACTCAACCTGCACTATTTGCTTTAGAATACTCCCTAGCTCAACTCTGGATGTCTTGGGGGATTATTCCTGGAGTCGTTATAGGACATAGCGTAGGAGAATACGTGGCAGCTTGTATCGCTGGAGTATTTAGTCTAGAAGACGGCTTAAAGCTAATTGCCCATCGCGGTCGCTTAATGCAAGAATTACCCCAAGATGGAGCGATGGTAGCGATAATGGCCCCCCTGGAAACAGTACAAGAGGCAATCGCATCCTCACAGGTAGTTATTGCAGCTATTAACAGTCCACAAAATACGGTTATTTCCGGACAACTTCAGGCGATCGAATCAGTTATCCTAAATTTAGAGCAAAAAGGCATCAAAACAACCCGACTCAACGTATCTCATGGGTTTCATTCACCCTTAATGGAGCCAATGCAAGATGCTTTTTCAGTCATTACCCAAAGCATCAATTATGCAATCCCCCAAATACCTCTAGTTTCTAATATTTCTGGAACTCTAGCCACTGAGGAAATAGCTACACCCGAATATTGGTGTCATCACGTTTGCTTACCCGTACAATTTTCCCAAGGAATCGCTACAGTTATTCAGGAAGAATGCGAGATTTTTGTAGAAATTGGCTCTAAACCGATTTTATTGGGAATGGTTTCAGCGCAAGAAAATCAAAAATCTTACTTATACTTGCCAAGTTTGCGACCTAATCAATCAGACTGGCAAACCTTGCTATCTGCAATCGCAAATTTATATATCAACGGTGTAAAAATTAACTGGTCAGCATTCGATCAAGATTATTCCCGTCAGCGACTTTCCTTACCAACTTATCCTTTTCAAAGACAAAAATATTGGCTCGAATATCCACAAATACTATTAACTAAAGCATCACATCAACATCCTTTGTTGGGACAAGAACTCAAATTAGCCAACTCCAAGACAATTCATTTCGACAGCCATATCAGTCAAGATTCACCCGGTTTTCTCAAAGATCACTCTGTTTTTGCTAAGGTAATTTTCCCCGCAGCAGGATATTTAGAAATGGCTTTAGCAGCAGGAAAAAGCAGGTTAGAGAATCAACCCTTTCATATAGAGTTTATTAGGATTATTCAAGCTTTAGAATTAGATAACTTGAGTAAAAATGTTCAATTAAAATTAACTCCAGAAAAAGATAACAATTACGCCTTTGAGATTTATAGCTTTAACCGTGATTGGGTTTTAAATGCTGAAGGAAAAATCACTGTAAGCTCAAAGATTGTAAGTGCAAATATCCTTGATATAAAACAAAAGCTATCAGAACTAACACCTGTTAACAACTTCTATCAAAGATACCAAGAAAAAGGAATTAATTATGGTAAAAGCTTTCAAGTAATTAAAAATATCTGGGTAGGTAAAAGCGAAGCGATAGGAGAGATACAATTATTAGAAACGAATCCAATCTATCATTTTCATCCCCTTCTGTTAGATGCTTGCTTACAAATAGCAGGAGCAACCTTAATAGATGAAAGCTTAACCAATACCTATTTACCAGTTAGATTAGAACGTTTTCTTATTGATAAATATCCGGGGAAATTAACACAATTTTACGCCCATGCTAAAGTGCGATCACCAAGGGTGGCGCGCAAAGCGCGATCGCTCCAACCAACTCTCACCATTGACATCCAATTAATTGAACCAGATGGTCAAATTATAGCAACATTCGAAAGCTTACAACTAAGTCCAGTACAATTACCCAAAAAAGACCTACAAGACTCCCTTTATCAGATTGATTGGCGCTTAGAAAATATTATACCAAATCAACTATCAACACCCGCAATAATTTCTAACCATTTACAACCCGAATTAACCATAGAATCCGAGTTAGAAGAATATCAACAACTTTTAGCTCAATTAGAATCAGTTAGTGTTAATCATATTCTACAAGCTTTTACCGAGCTAGGATATGAATTTAAACCGGGAACAACTTTCACAACC
Above is a window of Gloeocapsa sp. PCC 73106 DNA encoding:
- a CDS encoding AMP-binding protein yields the protein MNIWSKPQLTLVDLLQYRSLQQNNQIAYSFLVDDDTKEINQTYQELAREARKVAVQLQARNLAGKRAILLYRPGLEFINAFFGCLYAGVVGVPVYPPQFQQNLSRLQRIITDSQASIILTTKEFQDNPQFTDLPHLITDRLEDDTASDWLPPKLNSDTLAFIQYTSGSTGNPKGVMLSHGNLLHNLALIYKAFRHSSDTKVVSWLPPYHDMGLIGGILQPFYGGFPVILMSPLSVIRRPIRWLKAISRYQATTSGGPNFAYNLCLQKITPEEKQTLDLSTWEVAFIGAEPISSQTLTQFAETFAPCGFRPEAFYPCYGLAEATLFVSGGVKNQSLSPQQRVSCGQTYSEQTVRIVDSNTLAPLPDGQVGEILVSGASIAQGYWNQPEKTQETFHAKLEQKPFLRTGDLGFLQDGELFVTGRIKDLIIIRGQNYYPQDLEQTIEQSHLAIRQGCCAAFSIEIAGEEQLAIAAEIKRESSRQLNFETLFKAMRGAISQEYGLQVHTILLLKQGSIPKTTSGKIQRHACKNQLPVARWSLESSQKSDNLNQWLRSYAQDQINSRLIDERRCIPPSIVLDFGNKGLLGMQVPVQYGGLALNNTETMRILEQLGAIDTTLALFVGLNNILGIRPLLHYGSQKLKDELLPQLATGRELAAFALTETVAGSNPQAIVSQAIKSDQGGWLLHGQKIWSGSGSWAGIINVFVKERDGISGFVVQKGTPGLRQGLEALTMGMRGMVQNTVYFDNVLVQEEHRLGQPGMGMKVAQDAMMYGRLGIAAACVGGMKRCAQLMWRYSSRRTISTGLLSDNPVMIIGLNRLTAEITAVESLVRAIAQLLDHSKTVPIEAYTACKIAAPEFYWQAADDLVQCLGGRGYIETNIAPQILRDARILRIFEGPTETLKMFLGSKVINQSQDLKCFLDETLAKPDIYQKLKADQAKIQDYYISSYSPFTESVTATRWASILIGDLATWGILLAALKYYAPDAATAIAWIEQQYEQKLNQALSRTPEASINITEVINQYEINIGDIEQTLAGEDQELDALLRKSTQPVKESKTWQPSVTTETKYSLREIQNWLMNWLSQKLKISHQNLDPQQSFAEYGIDSVIAVELAQDLQEWLGYEQELEATIAWNYPTIAALSQYLAKSTDTLSQENTLLLEIQNKSEEEIQESIAQEIAELENWLETR
- a CDS encoding type I polyketide synthase; translated protein: MTEQISSSQRILLALKQARIQLETLEREKNEPIAIIGMDCRFPGGANNPEAYWQLLAKGVDAIREIPPERWDIQAYYDQDPEAKGKMYTLSGGFIDTVDQFEPQFFGISPREAISLDPQQRLLLEVSYHALEQAGQSPEQLKGSPTGVFMGIGFEDYGKRSVSSGDPTLIDAFSSLGNHRSIAVGRMAYVLGLQGPVVQLDTTCSSSLLAVHLACQSLRSQECNLALAGGVNVILSPEPTIGFCKLKALSLDGRCKTFDAQADGYGRGEGCGIVVLKRLSQAIANRDNILGLILGSAVNHDGQSNGLTAPNGSAQETVILQALNNAKIDASQVQYVETHGTGTPLGDPIEVLALGRVFKGKRSKDNPLMIGAVKTNFGHLEAAAGVASLLKVIVSLQHKHIPSHLHFNQPNPHIPWEKLAIAVPTQLTPWSNENGQRIAGVSSFGMSGTNVHLIVAEAPIQSLSESEMERPLHLLTLSAKSQKALQELVQKYLDVLREDQPLADICYTANTGRSHFEHRLAIIARDSKQLREKLQAFDVFSGSLQKQPKIAFLFTGQGSQYVGMGQELYETQPTFKRFLDRCGEILKPYLDIPLIEILQSPELQGQTAYTQPALFALEYSLAQLWMSWGIIPGVVIGHSVGEYVAACIAGVFSLEDGLKLIAHRGRLMQELPQDGAMVAIMAPLETVQEAIASSQVVIAAINSPQNTVISGQLQAIESVILNLEQKGIKTTRLNVSHGFHSPLMEPMQDAFSVITQSINYAIPQIPLVSNISGTLATEEIATPEYWCHHVCLPVQFSQGIATVIQEECEIFVEIGSKPILLGMVSAQENQKSYLYLPSLRPNQSDWQTLLSAIANLYINGVKINWSAFDQDYSRQRLSLPTYPFQRQKYWLEYPQILLTKASHQHPLLGQELKLANSKTIHFDSHISQDSPGFLKDHSVFAKVIFPAAGYLEMALAAGKSRLENQPFHIEFIRIIQALELDNLSKNVQLKLTPEKDNNYAFEIYSFNRDWVLNAEGKITVSSKIVSANILDIKQKLSELTPVNNFYQRYQEKGINYGKSFQVIKNIWVGKSEAIGEIQLLETNPIYHFHPLLLDACLQIAGATLIDESLTNTYLPVRLERFLIDKYPGKLTQFYAHAKVRSPRVARKARSLQPTLTIDIQLIEPDGQIIATFESLQLSPVQLPKKDLQDSLYQIDWRLENIIPNQLSTPAIISNHLQPELTIESELEEYQQLLAQLESVSVNHILQAFTELGYEFKPGTTFTTLEIAQELKIINRHQRLFSRLLEILAEEKIIGKVGDCWEVINPVKQASIFHPSKESVELRLLNHCGSHLAEVLQGKCDPIDLLFSQGDLTLTTELYQNSVGARLMNTLVQKTVLKALENKSLGQKIKILEIGAGTGGTTSYLLPYLDSVSNEYVFTDISPLFTVKAQQKFDSYSFIKYKTLDIDKTPESQGFNLGEYDLVIAANVIHATQDLQKTLSHIQKLLKSQGLLILLEGTHPLCWLDLTFGLTEGWWRFTDTQIRPSYPLISFNQWQELLTTTGFKETTALAFEQKLLEQQKVIIAQNEANSDVSNWLIFADTQGFGEKLAAKGDSCTLVFEHQEVNLALQSETYENIVYLWGLDAPDAKDLSVETLTVNAKKLGESLLHLIQSLSKSCTIWLVTRGTVSVQENDKPSSLVQSILWGMGKAIAIEYPDFNCKRIDLDSEANVDEQIATLQKEIQADTQEEQIAFRDGNRYLARLVRYSQPFLTQLTISQRGTIENLQIQPLTRCSPQIGEVEIKIHATGLNFRDVLNVLDLYPGDAGLLGCECVGEIVAVGEDVKDFTIGQAVMTIATGSFADYVTVNASLVVPKPENLSFAEAATIPVAFSTAYYTLQHLAGIKQGDSVLIHAAAGGVGMAAVQIALQAGAEVFATASPSKWDTLKAMGVKHIFNSRTLDFADEITAITEGKGVDIVLNSFAEEYILKSLLILKETGIFIEIGKNKVQVEQIKPNISYFLVDMVELCQTQPQLIQSLLQQLRLQFAEKTLQPLPYQSFPLTEAVSAWRTMQQAKHIGKIIITPQNSESPYRGTYLITGGLGDLGLLVADWLITKGVEKVVLVSRNPANSQIQLGENILVKQADVSQPAQIAQVIAEIEAELPPLKGVIHSAGVLDDGTLAKMSWSRFETVMAPKVQGGWNLHILTKDKALDRFILFSSAASLLGSPGQGNHVTANYFLDSLAQYRKYLGLPGLSINWGVWASIGAAARQKVSFKGIGAIEPEEGLAILEKLMSESVTQVGVIPI